From the Eschrichtius robustus isolate mEscRob2 chromosome 19, mEscRob2.pri, whole genome shotgun sequence genome, the window aggaactgaatttctgATCTTTAAtagttttaatcatttaaatcGTCCCACCTCTGTGACAACAGAAGTCACAGAGGCATGTGTCTGGGTATCCTTAACTAGGGATCAGAGTCTCTTTGCTTAATTGACTAGGAGCTCCTGGAAGGCAAATTCTGCCTCTTAATTGCTTCTGTATTTGCAAACCTGGCAAAGTGTGTGGAATTCAATAGGAAATTGATAAATGTTTTTGTGGCCGATTGaatcaaagaataaatgaaatgaaatgatagtgtcgggtacatagtaggtgctctgtaaGTATCTGAATGAGGAGTTGAGAAATTCCACCCTCAAAACAACCCTGATCCACGGGACTCCTATCCCTGTGTTCCAAAGAGGGAGTCCAGGCTCCGAGGAAGGAGGGTATCCTGTCTAGTTTCAAACAGCTGGCACCCCAGACGGAGCCACGAGTTCCCAGTTCTCAACCATTCAGCCCCCTTAattctcaaaaacaaaataaagaaaaggaaaacgaaCGGAGGAGGTAGGCtcggaagaaaataaataaaattattatatccTAATCACACAGTACAAATGGAGGTTAAATAAGAACAGGGAGAAATCGGGGGCCCCAGGACAGCAGGTGGGGACCCCTTTCCCCCCCTGCCCCTAAAAACCCACACCCTGTTCAATAAATACCCCTCCCAAGAGACCCAGAAGTCCCAGCCCCCTAAAGAGTGCAGGCTGAAGAGTCTTGGGTCGAGCCCCTCACTTCACAGAGGAGggcaactgaggcccagggggTCACCCGGCAAGTTCGTGGTTCCGGGGACCCTGGTAGGTCTCCTCTGGCCGCCCCCGGAGCCCCGCTGAGCGGGCGCCCCGCGCATTGAACTCACACCTGGACGCGGTAGCCCCCCGCCCGCCTCCGGCAGAGCCTCCGCACCCACACCCAGTAGAGGGTCAGCATGATGGCCCAGTAGCCCACGTAGGCGCCGGCCCCCGCGGCCAGGTGGCGGGCCTCGGCCGCGCGGGAGGCGCCGCTCCAGTCGGCCCGGGCCTCGTGGACCACGCTGCGGACCAGCCCGCCGAGCAGCAGCAGCGCCCACAGGGCCAGCGGCAGCACCGGCACGTAGTTGGCGGCCAGCCGGCGGCGGCCGGACGTGCCCCAGCCGCTCTGGCTCATGGTCGCCAGCGCCAGGAACTTGGCGGGCAGGAGGCCGCCCATGTAGAGCGGCGCGTAGAGCGAGAGCAGCAGCAACCGCGGGCAGCCCCGCAGCCAGGCCGCGAAGGCCGCCTTGGCCAGCGCCACGCCCTGCACGCACAGCAGCACCCAGAGCAGCGCCCACGGGCGGCCCGCGTAGAAGAGCCGCAGCACCGTGGCCGCCACGAAGAAGGGGAAGAGGCCCGAGACCACCGCCTCGTAGGTCATCCACGCGTGGTGCCGGTGCCACCAGAGCGCGTTGTACAGCCACTCGCGGAAGTACGACTTGGACCAGCGCGTCTGCTGGCTCAGCCAGCGCAGGAAGGAGGAGGGCGTCTCCGAGTAGCAGCGGGACCGCGAGGTGTACCTGGACGGGTGGGAGGAGACAGGGCCGTCAGCGCGGCTCCCCTTGGGGCCCCCGGACAGAGAGCGGGAGCCGGAAACGGCCCCTGGGGCAAGTTTTCTCAGCCTCTGTGGGCCTCGGGGTTCTTGATGCCCGCCTGGGTCCTTGGACCCTTTCATCAATAGAAATCGATAAAAGGCCAGAGGAGAAATTGCAGTAAGGCTTTATTGCGACTCCTGCtgcaagtaacaggttcccttgctcgctgggggaagggggaggggacacgGGGACGAGCTGGTCCCTTACATGGGGTGAGGGTCGGGGCGGATCAGTGGGTGGGCTGGAGGGGGTAGCTTAGGTggcctgcccacccccttggtggtgccgTGGGCAGGGATCTTGCACAGGACCCTGCTTTTTCTCCCCACACCTCAGAAGTGGCTCTTGAGGTTTGGCCTTTTTGTAGCttgttgttcataatttgccccagctgcatatgtgtgcagttatttttagtctcttatagtttctttgtattttgttgctggaggagatgtTTGTTTAGGCGCAAGCACTGcagtaaagggtcccaggtcccagcctgtctcattctCCGACGTAAAATGGGGTCGATAATGGTTCCTACCTAACAGATGAGGACTAAACGCTAAGTGCTTAGGGCCAGTATACGGTACTTGCTCAATAGATGATAACGACCGCTACTATTTTTATTATGACGAATGTAACTACTGGCATTACTAATATCACTGCGGTATTACTAATGCTATCACTAATCTATCACGAATACTATTCTTGGCGGGCACCATGGTGAGGAACAAGCCAGGCATGGTTCCTACCTAGGGTAGCCCATGCGTTAGAGCTTCTCAATGGAACCACTACGCTCCCTTCCTGTGGCTCTGGCAGACGTGACTAATCAATCCCTCCCCGGTTTCCAGCCCAGCCCACGCAAAGCTAGAATCGCTTGTACCGAGCATCACCTTAGGTGGCCTCCAGCAGTCAGTTTGTTAGGAGGGGGTCAAACTAGTCTATCCCCGCGGGCACTGTTTGACAGTGTCCAGTCTCCTTCCCCTGTGTCACCTGACATCCTCAGGGTCCTCCCTGCTAAtcctcttcctccctgcagtcTGTACTCAAAACAGCTGGAGGGATCATGTTAGAACAACAGGCCACCCCTCTGCTCAAACCCCCTCCTCGTGGCTCCCTCATCTGTAAGTTCACAGTTCTTACTGTGGCGCACAAGCCTTTCGTGCGTGGACACCTCCAACCCCAGCCCCGTGAACTCTCTGTCCTCTCCTGACACTCTCTCCCTTGCTGCGCTATTGCCCGCCCATCCTTATCTTACCCTAATTTAACATTTCACTCCCTACCTGGAAACTTCCTATTCCCCTTCCTGGCTTTATGTGTCACCTTCGTGTGTATCGTTATCTAATACACTATATGTTctacttacatattttatttattgtctgtctccccaatCAATGTAAGCATGAATTTGCATCTCTTTTGTTTGCTGCTGCATCCCCAGAGCTGAAAACATTGGCAGCACTTAAAGGATATTTGTcaagtgaatgaatgcatgggTTCCCTTGGTATACCCCGAGTTGTCTCTGGTGCTGTCACGGAGTCTAACTTCATGGAAATCCCTTTCCCCTGAACTTCACTGGTCTAGCCCATACACCCCCTGAGCCTCATTGAATCACATCTCTTCTTCCTGAAGCACTTACTAGAGTTTAGGcactcccctcctctcccacttGAATCTTCTCACTCACTGTCTCACTAGTTAGATCCCACTCTATtgatctctttctctccccacagATTGGGGTACTCTGTGCTCTCCACGGTAGAGCCATCTGGCCCCATCTGAGGTTGTATCTTCTAGGCGGAATTCCCACCCTCACCTTGCCCTACTAAGTAGAGTCCACGGGGTCACATGGTTCAATGCAAATGCCCCTGTGGTATCTTCCACTCTCCCCTAATGTCTCACCGGGTGTTGCTCCCTGATTCAACACaaatgccacttctgctccatagggtttctttccctctcccctaAAATCTCACTTGATAGAGCTCACTTGAAATTTACTTTAGGTTTCGAGAGTTTCCAgcacacgcacaaacacacacacacacatttgctgGGATACTCATTGGCCTCTGCACACACTCAaccaccctctcccctcagcTTACTTGGTGGCATAGCCCATGCTGAGCATGCGGTTGGTGAGGTGACGGTCATCCCCAAAGGTGCAGTGGGTGCCCAGGAACTTCTGGTTGTACCAGGCCTCAAGGAACTGCTGCAGGAGGTTGTTCCTGTATAGGCCTAGGTGGGGAAAGGGGTACAAGAGCATCAGCCTCTGCTGTTGCCAACACCATCCCCAGTCCTATCTCCAAACCAACTCGTCTCCAATCCCAACCCCATCCTTAACCATCTTCATCCCATTCTCAACCTGTCTCCAATGACAACTCCAGCCCCAGTCCTGTTCTCAACCTCAAATCCTTCCTCACCCCCACACCCATCCCAAACTTGCCCCAGTCCTGTTCCTGACCCACACCCACTTTGACTGCAAACCCATCCCCAATCTCGCATCCATTCTCAGCCCCATCCCCTACCCATCCTCATCCAAAAACCCATCTccaaccctaaacctagcaccaACACTGTCCTTGACTCCCAACCcatctcttccccttccccaaaccctcccccagccccaatcCCAATCCCCATCCACACCCTTTCTCCAACCCATTCCCAACACCAAAAACCATCCCCACCTCCAACTTCCAATCTTATCCCTATCCCCagttcctgccccagccccatcTTTGTCCCCAGTCTCAATCACGTCTTCAATCCATTCTGgctccccttctcccttccctctctgccccatCCATGGCCCTCCCAAGCCCTACCCCTGCTCACCTAGGGGACCACTGATGCAGGACACGCAGTGAAAGTAGCTCTGACAAGCCCGCTCCACATTGAAGGCCACCCAGTACCGCAGGCTGCTTAGGAAGCTGACCCAGGAGTCCAGAGGATTAAGGATCCGCACGTCGCCCCCAACAGCCCCTACCCGGGGGTCCTCGTCTAGCACCTGCACCAGCTCCAGCAGTGCCACAGGGTCCAGCCTCGTGTCTGAGTCACAGACCTGTCAGGTGGAAGGGACCAGGGTCAGCAGAGATCCCTGCATGGGGTTGGTAATTGAGGGGAGGGCACCAAGGGATAGGGAGGAGCTGGGACACTCTGCAGCCAATCTGAACACAACTTTGAATTTTTTAGTCACTTTCAATATCTAATCACATTTTAACATGACCTCTTCACCAACACCCATGCTCTTGTATAATACCATCTTGTGGTGTGTGCGCAAGACCTgtaacttgcttctaaccaatagaatatggccaAAGTGATGACATATAACTCTCATGATTGTATTACCTTGTATGGAAATGGTGAAGGAGTTTTGCAATGTAATTAAGGTCCCTAATCTGTTGGCTTTAAGTTAATCAAAGGGAGAGtatcctgggtgggcctgacctaattaGGTGAGCCCTTTAAAAGAGGGTCTAGAAGTCAGAGACTTTCCCTTggtggtctttttttaaaattaattaattaattaattaattaatttttggcagtgttgggtcttcgttgctgcacgcgggttttctctagttgcg encodes:
- the HAS1 gene encoding hyaluronan synthase 1, which gives rise to MRQDVPKPSPAARHCSGLARRVLTIAFALLILGLMTWAYAAGVPLASDRYGLLAFGLYGAFLSVHLVAQSLFAYLEHRRVAAAAARRAAAGGPPDAATARSVALTISAYQEDPAYLRQCLVSARALVYPRARLRILMVVDGNRAEDLYMVDMFREVFADEDPATYVWESNYHQPWEPAAAGAAGEGAYREVEAEDPGRLAVEALVRTRRCVCVAQRWGGKREVMYTAFKALGDSVDYVQVCDSDTRLDPVALLELVQVLDEDPRVGAVGGDVRILNPLDSWVSFLSSLRYWVAFNVERACQSYFHCVSCISGPLGLYRNNLLQQFLEAWYNQKFLGTHCTFGDDRHLTNRMLSMGYATKYTSRSRCYSETPSSFLRWLSQQTRWSKSYFREWLYNALWWHRHHAWMTYEAVVSGLFPFFVAATVLRLFYAGRPWALLWVLLCVQGVALAKAAFAAWLRGCPRLLLLSLYAPLYMGGLLPAKFLALATMSQSGWGTSGRRRLAANYVPVLPLALWALLLLGGLVRSVVHEARADWSGASRAAEARHLAAGAGAYVGYWAIMLTLYWVWVRRLCRRRAGGYRVQV